A portion of the Salmo trutta chromosome 1, fSalTru1.1, whole genome shotgun sequence genome contains these proteins:
- the txlnba gene encoding alpha-taxilin isoform X1: MGQHPLGVSRVELQEVILRGLPVTVVVSVTRVLLDPFHFSLPAGPATSVKMETNVQSAAEVIPAQTRVTPPQSPVTTETQVPPPQAQEAQHMDPMEEFGRQLEEIINTYGSAASLIEKQCIVLETEEVDEEASREQGDEVTATKDASTDKDTKKLLKALGKEGTLLMQSLNKLHTPQEKLDALLKKYAELLEERRGEQKQLRFLQKKQGHVGKERDQLQYEHSRAILARSKLEGLCRELQRHNKTLKEETLARCREDEEKRREITTHFQSTLTDIQAQIEQHSNRNNKLCLENANLADKLKHIISQYEQREESLEKIFKHHDLQQKLSDSKLEQANAQLQEADEKHKREKEYLLREAIDKTKKCYTLKEQELQLKKKLVLYSQKFEEFQTTLSKSNDVYASFKNEMEKMTKKMKKLDKESNVWKTRFESTNKALSEMIEERTLKENEYEMFVVKIDKLERLCRALQDERKILYSKIKGIRQTPNAPEETPKDETQEQAPEPVHSLMDIVEEPEMTEEMARLRAEQNRLAEFAASLLAPSTGDNDDDDSDSEEEPESTELAEAQKISEPTQAPAQVQVEAPAKAEEPAHARAPAQAPSQVEEPGQAPSQVEAPAQAPSQVEEPAQAPSQVEAPAQALSQVEEPAQAPSQVEAPAQAPSKVEAPAQAPAQVEAPAQAPSQVEALAQALSQVEVPAQAPSQVEEPAQAPSQVEAPAQVPAQVEAPVQPEPPKQPEPFAKKPTPKKKNARKTS, translated from the exons CCACATCTGTGAAAATGGAGACCAATGTCCAGTCTGCTGCAGAGGTCATTCCAGCCCAGACCAGGGTGACTCCACCACAGTCCCCAGTCACCACAGAGACCCAGGTCCCTCCACCCCAGGCCCAGGAGGCCCAGCACATGGACCCCATGGAGGAGTTTGGTCGTCAGCTGGAGGAGATCATCAACACCTATGGCTCCGCAGCCAGCCTGATAGAGAAACAATGCATCGTCCTGGAAACGGAGGAGGTGGACGAGGAGGCCAGCAGAGAGCAAGGTGATGAAGTCACAGCCACCAAGGATGCCAGCACGGACAAGGATACAAAGAAGTTGCTGAAAGCCTTAG GAAAGGAGGGCACGCTACTAATGCAAAGTTTGAACAAGCTGCACACACCACAGGAGAAATTGGATGCTCTCCTCAAGAAGTATGCCGAACTG CTGGAGGAGCGTCGGGGGGAACAGAAGCAGCTGAGGTTCCTGCAGAAGAAGCAGGGCCACGTGGGGAAGGAGAGGGACCAGCTCCAGTACGAGCACAGCAGAGCCATCCTGGCCCGCAGCAAACTGGAGGGCCTCTGCAGGGAGCTCCAGAGGCACAACAAGACCCTCAAG GAGGAGACCCTAGCTCGTTGTCGTGAGGACGAGGAGAAGCGCAGGGAGATCACCACTCACTTCCAGAGCACACTGACAGACATCCAGGCTCAGATCGAGCAGCACAGTAACCGCAACAACAAGCTGTGTTTGGAGAACGCCAACCTGGCAGACAAACTCAAACACATCATCAGCCAGTAcgagcagagagaggag agcttggagaagatCTTCAAGCACCACGACCTGCAGCAGAAACTGTCTGATTCCAAACTGGAGCAAGCCAACGCACAGCTGCAGGAGGCTGATGAGAAGcacaagagagagaaggaatac CTGCTTAGGGAGGCAATTGACAAAACAAAGAAATGCTACACATTGAAGGAGCAAGAGTTGCAGTTGAAGAAAAAG CTTGTTCTGTACTCCCAGAAGTTTGAAGAGTTCCAGACTACGTTGTCTAAGAGCAACGATGTGTATGCCAGCTTCAAAAATGAAATGGAGAAG ATGACAAAGAAGATGAAGAAACTAGACAAAGAGTCAAATGTTTGGAAGACCAGATTTGAGAGCACTAACAAGGCTCTCTCTGAGATGATTGAAGAG AGGACTCTGAAGGAGAATGAGTATGAGATGTTCGTTGTGAAGATTGACAAGCTGGAGAGGCTCTGCCGAGCACTCCAGGACGAGAGGAAGATCCTGTACTCCAAGATCAAAGGCATCCGTCAAACCCCTAATGCCCCCGAGGAGACACCCAAGGACGAGACACAGGAGCAGGCCCCTGAACCAGTCCACAGCCTCATGGATATTGTTGAGGAGCCAGAGATGACAGAGGAGATGGCCCGTCTGAGAGCTGAGCAGAACAGGCTGGCGGAGTTTGCCGCCTCTCTACTGGCCCCGTCAACAGGAGACAATGATGACGATGACTCTGACAGCGAGGAAGAGCCAGAGTCTACAGAACTGGCTGAGGCCCAGAAGATCTCCGAACCAACACAGGCCCCAGCACAAGTACAGGTAGAGGCACCAGCAAAGGCAGAGGAACCAGCACATGCAAGGGCACCAGCACAGGCTCCCTCACAGGTAGAAGAACCAGGACAGGCTCCCTCACAGGTAGAAGCACCAGCACAGGCTCCCTCACAGGTAGAAGAACCAGCACAGGCTCCCTCACAGGTAGAAGCACCAGCACAGGCTCTCTCACAGGTAGAAGAACCAGCACAGGCTCCCTCACAGGTAGAAGCACCAGCACAGGCTCCCTCAAAGGTAGAAGCACCAGCACAGGCTCCAGCTCAAGTAGAGGCACCAGCACAGGCTCCCTCACAGGTAGAAGCACTAGCACAGGCTCTCTCACAGGTAGAAGTACCAGCACAGGCTCCCTCACAGGTAGAAGAACCAGCACAGGCTCCCTCACAGGTAGAAGCACCAGCACAGGTTCCAGCTCAAGTAGAAGCACCAGTCCAACCAGAGCCCCCAAAACAGCCAGAGCCCTTTGCCAAGAAGCCGACACCAAAGAAGAAGAATGCAAGGAAGACCAGCTGA
- the txlnba gene encoding alpha-taxilin isoform X4, with translation MGQHPLGVSRVELQEVILRGLPVTVVVSVTRVLLDPFHFSLPAGPATSVKMETNVQSAAEVIPAQTRVTPPQSPVTTETQVPPPQAQEAQHMDPMEEFGRQLEEIINTYGSAASLIEKQCIVLETEEVDEEASREQGDEVTATKDASTDKDTKKLLKALGKEGTLLMQSLNKLHTPQEKLDALLKKYAELLEERRGEQKQLRFLQKKQGHVGKERDQLQYEHSRAILARSKLEGLCRELQRHNKTLKEETLARCREDEEKRREITTHFQSTLTDIQAQIEQHSNRNNKLCLENANLADKLKHIISQYEQREESLEKIFKHHDLQQKLSDSKLEQANAQLQEADEKHKREKEYLLREAIDKTKKCYTLKEQELQLKKKLVLYSQKFEEFQTTLSKSNDVYASFKNEMEKMTKKMKKLDKESNVWKTRFESTNKALSEMIEERTLKENEYEMFVVKIDKLERLCRALQDERKILYSKIKGIRQTPNAPEETPKDETQEQAPEPVHSLMDIVEEPEMTEEMARLRAEQNRLAEFAASLLAPSTGDNDDDDSDSEEEPESTELAEAQKISEPTQAPAQVQVEAPAKAEEPAHARAPAQAPSQVEEPGQAPSQVEAPAQAPSQVEEPAQAPSQVEAPAQALSQVEEPAQAPSQVEAPAQAPSKVEAPAQVPAQVEAPVQPEPPKQPEPFAKKPTPKKKNARKTS, from the exons CCACATCTGTGAAAATGGAGACCAATGTCCAGTCTGCTGCAGAGGTCATTCCAGCCCAGACCAGGGTGACTCCACCACAGTCCCCAGTCACCACAGAGACCCAGGTCCCTCCACCCCAGGCCCAGGAGGCCCAGCACATGGACCCCATGGAGGAGTTTGGTCGTCAGCTGGAGGAGATCATCAACACCTATGGCTCCGCAGCCAGCCTGATAGAGAAACAATGCATCGTCCTGGAAACGGAGGAGGTGGACGAGGAGGCCAGCAGAGAGCAAGGTGATGAAGTCACAGCCACCAAGGATGCCAGCACGGACAAGGATACAAAGAAGTTGCTGAAAGCCTTAG GAAAGGAGGGCACGCTACTAATGCAAAGTTTGAACAAGCTGCACACACCACAGGAGAAATTGGATGCTCTCCTCAAGAAGTATGCCGAACTG CTGGAGGAGCGTCGGGGGGAACAGAAGCAGCTGAGGTTCCTGCAGAAGAAGCAGGGCCACGTGGGGAAGGAGAGGGACCAGCTCCAGTACGAGCACAGCAGAGCCATCCTGGCCCGCAGCAAACTGGAGGGCCTCTGCAGGGAGCTCCAGAGGCACAACAAGACCCTCAAG GAGGAGACCCTAGCTCGTTGTCGTGAGGACGAGGAGAAGCGCAGGGAGATCACCACTCACTTCCAGAGCACACTGACAGACATCCAGGCTCAGATCGAGCAGCACAGTAACCGCAACAACAAGCTGTGTTTGGAGAACGCCAACCTGGCAGACAAACTCAAACACATCATCAGCCAGTAcgagcagagagaggag agcttggagaagatCTTCAAGCACCACGACCTGCAGCAGAAACTGTCTGATTCCAAACTGGAGCAAGCCAACGCACAGCTGCAGGAGGCTGATGAGAAGcacaagagagagaaggaatac CTGCTTAGGGAGGCAATTGACAAAACAAAGAAATGCTACACATTGAAGGAGCAAGAGTTGCAGTTGAAGAAAAAG CTTGTTCTGTACTCCCAGAAGTTTGAAGAGTTCCAGACTACGTTGTCTAAGAGCAACGATGTGTATGCCAGCTTCAAAAATGAAATGGAGAAG ATGACAAAGAAGATGAAGAAACTAGACAAAGAGTCAAATGTTTGGAAGACCAGATTTGAGAGCACTAACAAGGCTCTCTCTGAGATGATTGAAGAG AGGACTCTGAAGGAGAATGAGTATGAGATGTTCGTTGTGAAGATTGACAAGCTGGAGAGGCTCTGCCGAGCACTCCAGGACGAGAGGAAGATCCTGTACTCCAAGATCAAAGGCATCCGTCAAACCCCTAATGCCCCCGAGGAGACACCCAAGGACGAGACACAGGAGCAGGCCCCTGAACCAGTCCACAGCCTCATGGATATTGTTGAGGAGCCAGAGATGACAGAGGAGATGGCCCGTCTGAGAGCTGAGCAGAACAGGCTGGCGGAGTTTGCCGCCTCTCTACTGGCCCCGTCAACAGGAGACAATGATGACGATGACTCTGACAGCGAGGAAGAGCCAGAGTCTACAGAACTGGCTGAGGCCCAGAAGATCTCCGAACCAACACAGGCCCCAGCACAAGTACAGGTAGAGGCACCAGCAAAGGCAGAGGAACCAGCACATGCAAGGGCACCAGCACAGGCTCCCTCACAGGTAGAAGAACCAGGACAGGCTCCCTCACAGGTAGAAGCACCAGCACAGGCTCCCTCACAGGTAGAAGAACCAGCACAGGCTCCCTCACAGGTAGAAGCACCAGCACAGGCTCTCTCACAGGTAGAAGAACCAGCACAGGCTCCCTCACAGGTAGAAGCACCAGCACAGGCTCCCTCAAAG GTAGAAGCACCAGCACAGGTTCCAGCTCAAGTAGAAGCACCAGTCCAACCAGAGCCCCCAAAACAGCCAGAGCCCTTTGCCAAGAAGCCGACACCAAAGAAGAAGAATGCAAGGAAGACCAGCTGA
- the txlnba gene encoding alpha-taxilin isoform X3: MGQHPLGVSRVELQEVILRGLPVTVVVSVTRVLLDPFHFSLPAGPATSVKMETNVQSAAEVIPAQTRVTPPQSPVTTETQVPPPQAQEAQHMDPMEEFGRQLEEIINTYGSAASLIEKQCIVLETEEVDEEASREQGDEVTATKDASTDKDTKKLLKALGKEGTLLMQSLNKLHTPQEKLDALLKKYAELLEERRGEQKQLRFLQKKQGHVGKERDQLQYEHSRAILARSKLEGLCRELQRHNKTLKEETLARCREDEEKRREITTHFQSTLTDIQAQIEQHSNRNNKLCLENANLADKLKHIISQYEQREESLEKIFKHHDLQQKLSDSKLEQANAQLQEADEKHKREKEYLLREAIDKTKKCYTLKEQELQLKKKLVLYSQKFEEFQTTLSKSNDVYASFKNEMEKMTKKMKKLDKESNVWKTRFESTNKALSEMIEERTLKENEYEMFVVKIDKLERLCRALQDERKILYSKIKGIRQTPNAPEETPKDETQEQAPEPVHSLMDIVEEPEMTEEMARLRAEQNRLAEFAASLLAPSTGDNDDDDSDSEEEPESTELAEAQKISEPTQAPAQVQVEAPAKAEEPAHARAPAQAPSQVEEPGQAPSQVEAPAQAPSQVEEPAQAPSQVEAPAQALSQVEEPAQAPSQVEAPAQAPSQVEAPAQVPAQVEAPVQPEPPKQPEPFAKKPTPKKKNARKTS, encoded by the exons CCACATCTGTGAAAATGGAGACCAATGTCCAGTCTGCTGCAGAGGTCATTCCAGCCCAGACCAGGGTGACTCCACCACAGTCCCCAGTCACCACAGAGACCCAGGTCCCTCCACCCCAGGCCCAGGAGGCCCAGCACATGGACCCCATGGAGGAGTTTGGTCGTCAGCTGGAGGAGATCATCAACACCTATGGCTCCGCAGCCAGCCTGATAGAGAAACAATGCATCGTCCTGGAAACGGAGGAGGTGGACGAGGAGGCCAGCAGAGAGCAAGGTGATGAAGTCACAGCCACCAAGGATGCCAGCACGGACAAGGATACAAAGAAGTTGCTGAAAGCCTTAG GAAAGGAGGGCACGCTACTAATGCAAAGTTTGAACAAGCTGCACACACCACAGGAGAAATTGGATGCTCTCCTCAAGAAGTATGCCGAACTG CTGGAGGAGCGTCGGGGGGAACAGAAGCAGCTGAGGTTCCTGCAGAAGAAGCAGGGCCACGTGGGGAAGGAGAGGGACCAGCTCCAGTACGAGCACAGCAGAGCCATCCTGGCCCGCAGCAAACTGGAGGGCCTCTGCAGGGAGCTCCAGAGGCACAACAAGACCCTCAAG GAGGAGACCCTAGCTCGTTGTCGTGAGGACGAGGAGAAGCGCAGGGAGATCACCACTCACTTCCAGAGCACACTGACAGACATCCAGGCTCAGATCGAGCAGCACAGTAACCGCAACAACAAGCTGTGTTTGGAGAACGCCAACCTGGCAGACAAACTCAAACACATCATCAGCCAGTAcgagcagagagaggag agcttggagaagatCTTCAAGCACCACGACCTGCAGCAGAAACTGTCTGATTCCAAACTGGAGCAAGCCAACGCACAGCTGCAGGAGGCTGATGAGAAGcacaagagagagaaggaatac CTGCTTAGGGAGGCAATTGACAAAACAAAGAAATGCTACACATTGAAGGAGCAAGAGTTGCAGTTGAAGAAAAAG CTTGTTCTGTACTCCCAGAAGTTTGAAGAGTTCCAGACTACGTTGTCTAAGAGCAACGATGTGTATGCCAGCTTCAAAAATGAAATGGAGAAG ATGACAAAGAAGATGAAGAAACTAGACAAAGAGTCAAATGTTTGGAAGACCAGATTTGAGAGCACTAACAAGGCTCTCTCTGAGATGATTGAAGAG AGGACTCTGAAGGAGAATGAGTATGAGATGTTCGTTGTGAAGATTGACAAGCTGGAGAGGCTCTGCCGAGCACTCCAGGACGAGAGGAAGATCCTGTACTCCAAGATCAAAGGCATCCGTCAAACCCCTAATGCCCCCGAGGAGACACCCAAGGACGAGACACAGGAGCAGGCCCCTGAACCAGTCCACAGCCTCATGGATATTGTTGAGGAGCCAGAGATGACAGAGGAGATGGCCCGTCTGAGAGCTGAGCAGAACAGGCTGGCGGAGTTTGCCGCCTCTCTACTGGCCCCGTCAACAGGAGACAATGATGACGATGACTCTGACAGCGAGGAAGAGCCAGAGTCTACAGAACTGGCTGAGGCCCAGAAGATCTCCGAACCAACACAGGCCCCAGCACAAGTACAGGTAGAGGCACCAGCAAAGGCAGAGGAACCAGCACATGCAAGGGCACCAGCACAGGCTCCCTCACAGGTAGAAGAACCAGGACAGGCTCCCTCACAGGTAGAAGCACCAGCACAGGCTCCCTCACAGGTAGAAGAACCAGCACAGGCTCCCTCACAGGTAGAAGCACCAGCACAGGCTCTCTCACAGGTAGAAGAACCAGCACAGGCTCCCTCACAGGTAGAAGCACCAGCACAG GCTCCCTCACAGGTAGAAGCACCAGCACAGGTTCCAGCTCAAGTAGAAGCACCAGTCCAACCAGAGCCCCCAAAACAGCCAGAGCCCTTTGCCAAGAAGCCGACACCAAAGAAGAAGAATGCAAGGAAGACCAGCTGA
- the txlnba gene encoding beta-taxilin isoform X2, which produces MGQHPLGVSRVELQEVILRGLPVTVVVSVTRVLLDPFHFSLPAGPATSVKMETNVQSAAEVIPAQTRVTPPQSPVTTETQVPPPQAQEAQHMDPMEEFGRQLEEIINTYGSAASLIEKQCIVLETEEVDEEASREQGDEVTATKDASTDKDTKKLLKALGKEGTLLMQSLNKLHTPQEKLDALLKKYAELLEERRGEQKQLRFLQKKQGHVGKERDQLQYEHSRAILARSKLEGLCRELQRHNKTLKEETLARCREDEEKRREITTHFQSTLTDIQAQIEQHSNRNNKLCLENANLADKLKHIISQYEQREESLEKIFKHHDLQQKLSDSKLEQANAQLQEADEKHKREKEYLLVHAAEWKLQAKLLREQETVMQAQLVLYSQKFEEFQTTLSKSNDVYASFKNEMEKMTKKMKKLDKESNVWKTRFESTNKALSEMIEERTLKENEYEMFVVKIDKLERLCRALQDERKILYSKIKGIRQTPNAPEETPKDETQEQAPEPVHSLMDIVEEPEMTEEMARLRAEQNRLAEFAASLLAPSTGDNDDDDSDSEEEPESTELAEAQKISEPTQAPAQVQVEAPAKAEEPAHARAPAQAPSQVEEPGQAPSQVEAPAQAPSQVEEPAQAPSQVEAPAQALSQVEEPAQAPSQVEAPAQAPSKVEAPAQAPAQVEAPAQAPSQVEALAQALSQVEVPAQAPSQVEEPAQAPSQVEAPAQVPAQVEAPVQPEPPKQPEPFAKKPTPKKKNARKTS; this is translated from the exons CCACATCTGTGAAAATGGAGACCAATGTCCAGTCTGCTGCAGAGGTCATTCCAGCCCAGACCAGGGTGACTCCACCACAGTCCCCAGTCACCACAGAGACCCAGGTCCCTCCACCCCAGGCCCAGGAGGCCCAGCACATGGACCCCATGGAGGAGTTTGGTCGTCAGCTGGAGGAGATCATCAACACCTATGGCTCCGCAGCCAGCCTGATAGAGAAACAATGCATCGTCCTGGAAACGGAGGAGGTGGACGAGGAGGCCAGCAGAGAGCAAGGTGATGAAGTCACAGCCACCAAGGATGCCAGCACGGACAAGGATACAAAGAAGTTGCTGAAAGCCTTAG GAAAGGAGGGCACGCTACTAATGCAAAGTTTGAACAAGCTGCACACACCACAGGAGAAATTGGATGCTCTCCTCAAGAAGTATGCCGAACTG CTGGAGGAGCGTCGGGGGGAACAGAAGCAGCTGAGGTTCCTGCAGAAGAAGCAGGGCCACGTGGGGAAGGAGAGGGACCAGCTCCAGTACGAGCACAGCAGAGCCATCCTGGCCCGCAGCAAACTGGAGGGCCTCTGCAGGGAGCTCCAGAGGCACAACAAGACCCTCAAG GAGGAGACCCTAGCTCGTTGTCGTGAGGACGAGGAGAAGCGCAGGGAGATCACCACTCACTTCCAGAGCACACTGACAGACATCCAGGCTCAGATCGAGCAGCACAGTAACCGCAACAACAAGCTGTGTTTGGAGAACGCCAACCTGGCAGACAAACTCAAACACATCATCAGCCAGTAcgagcagagagaggag agcttggagaagatCTTCAAGCACCACGACCTGCAGCAGAAACTGTCTGATTCCAAACTGGAGCAAGCCAACGCACAGCTGCAGGAGGCTGATGAGAAGcacaagagagagaaggaatac TTACTGGTACACGCAGCTGAGTGGAAACTACAAGCTAAACTTCTGAGAGAGCAGGAGACAGTCATGCAGGCTCAG CTTGTTCTGTACTCCCAGAAGTTTGAAGAGTTCCAGACTACGTTGTCTAAGAGCAACGATGTGTATGCCAGCTTCAAAAATGAAATGGAGAAG ATGACAAAGAAGATGAAGAAACTAGACAAAGAGTCAAATGTTTGGAAGACCAGATTTGAGAGCACTAACAAGGCTCTCTCTGAGATGATTGAAGAG AGGACTCTGAAGGAGAATGAGTATGAGATGTTCGTTGTGAAGATTGACAAGCTGGAGAGGCTCTGCCGAGCACTCCAGGACGAGAGGAAGATCCTGTACTCCAAGATCAAAGGCATCCGTCAAACCCCTAATGCCCCCGAGGAGACACCCAAGGACGAGACACAGGAGCAGGCCCCTGAACCAGTCCACAGCCTCATGGATATTGTTGAGGAGCCAGAGATGACAGAGGAGATGGCCCGTCTGAGAGCTGAGCAGAACAGGCTGGCGGAGTTTGCCGCCTCTCTACTGGCCCCGTCAACAGGAGACAATGATGACGATGACTCTGACAGCGAGGAAGAGCCAGAGTCTACAGAACTGGCTGAGGCCCAGAAGATCTCCGAACCAACACAGGCCCCAGCACAAGTACAGGTAGAGGCACCAGCAAAGGCAGAGGAACCAGCACATGCAAGGGCACCAGCACAGGCTCCCTCACAGGTAGAAGAACCAGGACAGGCTCCCTCACAGGTAGAAGCACCAGCACAGGCTCCCTCACAGGTAGAAGAACCAGCACAGGCTCCCTCACAGGTAGAAGCACCAGCACAGGCTCTCTCACAGGTAGAAGAACCAGCACAGGCTCCCTCACAGGTAGAAGCACCAGCACAGGCTCCCTCAAAGGTAGAAGCACCAGCACAGGCTCCAGCTCAAGTAGAGGCACCAGCACAGGCTCCCTCACAGGTAGAAGCACTAGCACAGGCTCTCTCACAGGTAGAAGTACCAGCACAGGCTCCCTCACAGGTAGAAGAACCAGCACAGGCTCCCTCACAGGTAGAAGCACCAGCACAGGTTCCAGCTCAAGTAGAAGCACCAGTCCAACCAGAGCCCCCAAAACAGCCAGAGCCCTTTGCCAAGAAGCCGACACCAAAGAAGAAGAATGCAAGGAAGACCAGCTGA